A genomic region of Chloracidobacterium sp. contains the following coding sequences:
- a CDS encoding 2-oxoisovalerate dehydrogenase, whose product MNEIIFLVENAVEGGYIARALGQSIFTEGDDIEQLRVNIRDAVDCHFDEGDERPKVIRLHFVSEEVMAA is encoded by the coding sequence ATGAATGAGATCATTTTCCTTGTAGAGAATGCGGTCGAGGGCGGCTACATTGCGCGTGCATTGGGCCAGTCGATCTTTACCGAGGGCGACGATATCGAGCAGCTTCGAGTGAATATTCGAGATGCGGTCGATTGCCACTTTGACGAGGGCGACGAAAGACCCAAGGTGATAAGGCTGCACTTTGTAAGCGAAGAAGTAATGGCAGCATGA
- the lon gene encoding endopeptidase La: MADEVQEQAFKTQEIKLPEQLEIAVLPLQNTTLFPDTVVPLAVGRERSTKAVESSLATEEKLLACITTKSENVTGDDAKPSDIYTVGTLVNIKRMMRTDDVMQLIVQGMRRFEVIEWTAEQPYLKAKILVLEELRRVDEEEIEALKRNIHGMIQEALALLPQVPPEIRVAVTSQEDPVQLSYFLASVLDLGTETEQKMLESSTVDGLLTLTHAALARELEIMQIRSKIANEAQHEMDKSQRDYVLRQQMKAIQKELGEDESGEQAEAGQLRTRLEEADLPDDVRKEAERELKRMEALPQAAPDYHVIRTYLEYILELPWRKSGQEKLDLKEARKVLDEDHYGLEDIKERILESLAVVKLRPDSKSPILLFVGPPGVGKTSLGRSIARALGREFDRLSLGGMRDEAELRGHRRTYIGAMPGRIIQSLRRVGVNNPVMMLDEIDKLGADFRGDPASALLEILDPAQNNTFRDNYLDLPFDLSKVFFIATANQLGPIPMPLRDRMEIIQLAGYSDREKLNIAKQYLVPRQIEENGLTKDQLAITDDAINLLSTRYTREAGVRQLERSIGNLARKVALKVAEGSTENVTISAEEVRGYLGPPKVFPEEARKELPPGVATGMAWTEMGGEVLFIEATMLPGSGGLTLTGQLGEVMKESAQAARSYLWSHAAEFDLDAEMIKNNGVHLHVPAGAIPKDGPSAGVTMATAMASLYTGRKVRSDTAMTGEITLSGLVFPVGGIKEKVLAAHRAGIRRIILPIRNEADTDDIPEDVKKELELVFAAWISDVLKAALEPIGSESVKEREHAAAREEGPGRSPGQPPLAKA; this comes from the coding sequence ATGGCGGACGAAGTACAGGAACAGGCCTTCAAGACGCAGGAAATAAAGTTGCCGGAGCAGCTTGAGATCGCGGTGCTGCCCCTGCAGAATACGACGCTTTTCCCCGACACGGTCGTGCCGCTCGCTGTTGGCCGGGAACGTTCGACCAAGGCCGTTGAATCCTCGCTTGCGACCGAAGAGAAGCTGCTCGCCTGCATTACGACAAAGTCCGAGAATGTGACCGGTGACGACGCAAAGCCGTCAGACATCTACACGGTCGGGACACTCGTCAACATCAAGCGGATGATGCGCACAGACGATGTGATGCAGCTCATAGTTCAAGGGATGCGCCGCTTTGAGGTTATCGAGTGGACGGCCGAACAGCCGTACTTAAAGGCGAAGATCCTCGTGCTTGAAGAGCTGCGGCGCGTCGATGAGGAAGAGATCGAGGCCCTCAAGCGCAACATTCACGGGATGATCCAGGAGGCCCTGGCACTGCTCCCGCAGGTTCCGCCTGAGATCCGCGTCGCCGTTACCTCACAGGAAGATCCTGTTCAACTTTCATATTTTCTCGCCTCTGTTCTTGATCTCGGAACTGAGACAGAGCAGAAGATGCTTGAATCCTCGACCGTTGACGGGCTGCTGACGCTTACACACGCCGCCTTGGCGCGCGAGCTTGAGATCATGCAGATCCGTTCAAAGATCGCCAACGAAGCCCAGCACGAAATGGACAAGTCGCAGCGCGATTATGTGCTGCGGCAGCAAATGAAGGCGATCCAAAAAGAGCTTGGCGAGGACGAATCCGGTGAACAGGCCGAGGCGGGCCAACTGCGGACACGGCTCGAGGAGGCCGATCTGCCGGATGATGTGCGTAAAGAGGCCGAACGCGAACTAAAGCGCATGGAGGCATTGCCGCAAGCCGCTCCCGATTATCATGTGATCCGCACATATCTCGAGTACATCCTCGAATTGCCGTGGCGTAAGTCAGGTCAGGAAAAGCTTGATCTTAAGGAGGCCCGAAAAGTGCTCGATGAGGATCACTACGGCCTCGAAGATATAAAGGAACGCATTCTGGAATCGCTTGCCGTCGTTAAGCTTCGTCCGGACAGTAAAAGTCCGATACTGCTCTTCGTCGGCCCGCCGGGCGTTGGCAAGACGTCGCTGGGGCGCTCGATCGCTCGAGCGCTGGGTAGGGAGTTTGATCGGCTAAGCCTCGGCGGGATGCGCGATGAGGCTGAACTTCGCGGCCATCGACGGACCTACATCGGAGCGATGCCGGGCCGCATTATTCAGAGCCTTCGGCGCGTGGGCGTCAACAATCCCGTAATGATGCTGGACGAGATAGACAAGCTCGGTGCGGATTTTCGCGGCGATCCGGCGTCGGCATTGCTTGAGATATTAGATCCGGCGCAGAACAATACATTTCGCGATAACTATCTCGACCTGCCGTTTGACCTTTCCAAGGTCTTCTTTATCGCAACGGCCAATCAACTCGGCCCGATTCCGATGCCGCTTCGCGATCGGATGGAGATCATCCAGCTTGCGGGCTATAGCGACCGTGAAAAGTTGAATATTGCCAAGCAGTATCTCGTGCCGAGACAGATCGAGGAGAATGGCCTGACGAAGGACCAACTGGCCATCACCGATGACGCTATCAATTTATTGTCCACGCGATACACGCGTGAGGCCGGCGTCAGGCAGCTTGAGCGCTCGATAGGCAATCTCGCCCGAAAGGTGGCATTAAAGGTCGCCGAAGGCTCGACGGAGAATGTCACGATATCTGCCGAAGAGGTCCGCGGCTATCTCGGTCCGCCAAAAGTATTCCCTGAGGAAGCCCGAAAAGAACTGCCGCCGGGCGTTGCCACGGGGATGGCATGGACGGAGATGGGCGGCGAGGTACTCTTTATCGAGGCCACAATGCTTCCGGGCAGCGGCGGCCTCACGCTTACCGGCCAACTTGGCGAGGTCATGAAAGAATCGGCGCAGGCGGCACGCAGCTACCTGTGGTCACACGCGGCCGAATTCGATCTCGATGCCGAGATGATCAAGAACAATGGTGTCCACCTGCACGTGCCGGCCGGAGCGATCCCAAAGGATGGCCCGTCGGCGGGCGTGACCATGGCGACGGCAATGGCATCGCTCTATACCGGGCGCAAGGTCCGCTCGGACACGGCGATGACCGGTGAGATAACGCTGTCGGGGCTTGTGTTTCCCGTGGGCGGTATTAAGGAAAAAGTGTTGGCGGCGCACCGGGCCGGGATCCGGAGGATCATATTGCCGATCCGTAATGAGGCGGACACGGACGATATTCCCGAGGACGTGAAAAAGGAACTTGAACTCGTGTTTGCCGCATGGATCAGTGACGTACTTAAGGCCGCGCTCGAACCCATAGGTTCCGAGTCGGTCAAAGAGCGTGAGCACGCTGCAGCTCGCGAGGAAGGGCCTGGCCGGTCACCGGGCCAGCCACCATTGGCGAAGGCTTGA
- a CDS encoding Hsp20/alpha crystallin family protein — protein MARSFNRQFQFVGSSKDVRSGQLWYPAADVFQTPDGWVVKVELAGVSAEDIEIDIQGNVLYIAGCRRDRSCAAGVSYQQMEITYSNFEKTLRFPAAIDNARVEHEFENGLLIITLKKGE, from the coding sequence TTGGCCAGATCGTTCAATCGGCAATTCCAGTTTGTCGGCTCGTCAAAAGACGTGCGCAGCGGCCAACTATGGTATCCGGCGGCGGACGTCTTTCAGACGCCGGACGGCTGGGTCGTAAAGGTTGAGTTGGCAGGCGTTTCGGCAGAGGATATCGAGATCGATATACAGGGCAACGTCCTGTATATCGCAGGCTGCCGGCGAGACCGCAGCTGCGCCGCGGGTGTTTCCTATCAGCAGATGGAGATAACCTACAGCAATTTTGAGAAGACGCTCAGGTTTCCGGCTGCGATCGACAATGCGAGGGTCGAGCATGAGTTCGAGAATGGACTCTTGATCATAACGCTCAAGAAGGGTGAGTAA
- a CDS encoding type II toxin-antitoxin system HicA family toxin has product MRIPRDVSGGELVKALKVLGYVQTRQTGSHIRLTTSENGTHHITVPYHQPLRIGTLASILDDIAAHHKMSRSELLLLLDL; this is encoded by the coding sequence ATGAGGATCCCGCGCGACGTTTCGGGGGGTGAACTGGTCAAGGCTCTCAAGGTTCTCGGCTATGTACAGACGCGTCAAACCGGGAGCCACATCCGGCTAACTACTTCAGAAAATGGGACCCACCACATAACCGTTCCGTATCATCAACCACTAAGGATTGGCACGTTGGCATCGATCCTCGACGACATAGCTGCCCATCATAAAATGAGCCGGAGCGAGCTGCTGTTGCTTCTCGATCTATGA
- a CDS encoding CBS domain-containing protein, translating into MTETGSPVVSRLRCSEIMTTSVHTAGPQATLSEVAAIMRSGDVGAVPIIDEGRLIGIVTDRDMVVRAIADGISGNAPISQVMTKELFTAGPDDFAFEAIRLMGNKQVRRIPVVASDGSLAGIIAVADVALSMEDEGEIAATLGDISSGAAFWGKR; encoded by the coding sequence ATGACCGAGACCGGTAGTCCTGTCGTTTCGCGGCTGCGATGCAGCGAAATCATGACGACGAGTGTTCATACGGCGGGGCCTCAGGCGACGTTGAGCGAGGTTGCGGCCATCATGCGCAGCGGCGATGTAGGGGCTGTCCCGATCATTGATGAAGGCCGTCTGATAGGAATCGTTACTGACCGAGACATGGTTGTAAGGGCGATTGCCGACGGCATCTCTGGCAACGCTCCGATCTCGCAGGTGATGACGAAAGAACTGTTTACTGCCGGCCCGGACGATTTTGCGTTTGAGGCAATTCGGCTGATGGGCAACAAACAGGTCAGGCGTATACCGGTGGTGGCGTCCGACGGCTCACTGGCCGGGATCATTGCGGTGGCGGACGTTGCTCTGAGCATGGAAGACGAAGGAGAGATCGCGGCGACGCTCGGCGATATATCGAGCGGAGCAGCATTCTGGGGAAAACGTTAA
- a CDS encoding M36 family metallopeptidase, which translates to MFKWSKSETRRQIVLCLLVLGFITAMIAVPFQFGTSAASEKKSGLFVRTESGNDGLPKMWDIREQSGDEFTEALARFRQSVSMDATRVADVRDGFVRGEQAFRQQHPGAKVEYNLDIRIPEILTPDVYEQSVRWLTSPTTANRATVLRDFIKGYNDLVGLSDTQIDALKTAANYVNPDGNLSYVRLEQEINGIPVFRGEMTAGFRHNGQMIRVVNNLAPGLDYGRLSTTFGDPLDAVTTASKHINHELRAEDLTRNDAESTNLRVVFGGGDWATLAEKMYFPTEPGVAVPAWRVLIWQPINAYYVIVDAESGVVLWHKNLSDDQSEAATYSIYGNSNAYINAADHAAPLSPGPNDPGLGTQGTLLTRTNVTLIGNEGANSFNNNGWITDGTNITDGNANEAGLDRVAPNGVDAPLTGDAACPGAGCRTFTSTWNPPPGAPAPGDNPLDPPAQRGAVTQMFYLMNLYHDELYKRGFNEPARNFQHLNFAGAGGVAGDRVSSEGQDSSGTNNANFATPADGSRGRMQMYLWTGPTPDRDGTADAAIVIHEVTHGTSNRQHGNGSGLGNQGGMMGEGWGDFYAHTMTAEPSDPINAVYGLGGYSLLDLGGPWTANHYYGIRRFPTAVKAFTGGPNNLPHNPLTFGHINAGCDTTLGTPTTAVSSAFPRNPRIATSGSCSQVHNAGEIWKSALWEVRALMVTRLGFATGTTRVLDVVTNGMKLAPINPNMLQERDAIVATAAAIPVGPETSADADDVREGFRIRGMGCFASVQSASAVTENFAPCAPDFAVAVTPPTQAVCVPATATYNVNITTQLGFTDPVTLSATGNPAGSTVTFSPNPVNPTPGTSTMTVTTTGVAAGSYIITVTGTSGALVHSQQVTLNVFSGTPGTPTLTGPANGSTTATLSPTFTWAAVAGAATYEIQVATDAGFSNIVASATGLTTPTFTPASPLGVTTQHFWRVRAVSPCGNGQYSATFNFTTPCSGNYVSTTQTGQTIPAGGVLVAGSQADDAAVAITLPAGWTSSVYGIAVTSLSASTNGNMKVNAAATTAFTNAALPASAFGATPNLFPYWDDLIMTGANVTNGGIYTNTVGAAPNRQFYVEWRAQHFSETVNGPITTNFAIMLTEGSDVVRYIYASTGIGAQAGGASATVGIQKAGTGTDFTQFSFNTASLSDGLQITYSPPNCGGTPTPTPPPTPGVTPTPSPTPPPATPTPTPPPATPTPTPTPPPGCAGQTFPATGLPVSPPDTTPAGVNVTIPVSGLTGTLTSAQLRNWTWNPMHTWGGDIKMTLQAPSGGPTATIVERRGNTVCPPTGVGSSSDLVGPYNFGDGFPNTFHTVAGNPVPAGDYSASRCVTTPGEAVSLNTIFGGPVRPAQDDTGLAVFEGLAPEAANGNWTLNISDNAAGDTGTVTAVNLCLVAGGGGPSPTPTPPPATPTPTPTPPPATPTPTPSAFSITFAQNPYTEDESQTAVIGIVRSGDLSGTNAVTFTTSNGTATGGAAPGPGVDYQTVAQAVVFSPGDTFKTVNVPIFSDTLNEPTETVNLTLTGPGTLAPEVQNAVLNINDTASAFRFGGAICSNLGGAAAPYPAPITVAGGPLQIGAMRVTLYDLEHIFPDHLDVLLVGPGGQKYVLMGDAGGAIAIPSNNTVTLSFRDAGPGVLPNSGPLTTGNFEPTTWETPVTNFPGAAPAGPYNEPGSTAGGTGTQTLFGNFGLTNANGTWNLFIRDDAGVPVANPEAVTGCISDWGIEFLTLTAANASVSGRVLTAGGQGIRNAEVVISGGTLTEPMRVQTGSFGYYNFEGLQTGQTYMVTVNSRRYIFAVPTQVLSLTDNVADLDFVAIDTEATNN; encoded by the coding sequence ATGTTTAAGTGGTCAAAGTCGGAGACGAGACGACAGATCGTGCTGTGTCTCTTAGTTTTGGGATTTATTACGGCGATGATCGCCGTGCCGTTTCAGTTTGGAACGAGTGCCGCCAGCGAGAAAAAGAGCGGTCTTTTTGTTCGAACTGAGAGCGGTAACGACGGTTTGCCTAAGATGTGGGACATCCGTGAGCAGAGCGGTGATGAGTTCACCGAGGCTCTCGCACGGTTCAGGCAATCTGTCAGCATGGACGCGACGCGCGTCGCTGATGTGCGAGACGGGTTTGTCCGCGGCGAGCAGGCATTTCGCCAGCAACATCCCGGAGCCAAGGTCGAGTACAATCTCGATATCCGAATTCCTGAGATCCTAACGCCTGACGTATACGAGCAGAGCGTTAGATGGCTAACGTCGCCGACCACGGCCAATCGTGCCACCGTTCTGCGAGACTTTATCAAAGGTTATAACGACCTCGTTGGTCTCAGTGATACTCAGATAGACGCTCTCAAAACAGCCGCGAATTACGTGAATCCCGACGGGAATCTGTCGTATGTCCGCCTCGAGCAGGAGATCAACGGCATACCGGTCTTTCGCGGTGAGATGACGGCAGGATTCCGGCACAATGGGCAGATGATCCGCGTGGTCAATAACCTTGCACCCGGCTTGGACTACGGGCGGCTCTCAACGACGTTTGGTGATCCGCTGGATGCCGTTACAACGGCCTCAAAACATATCAATCATGAGCTCCGCGCCGAGGACCTCACGCGAAATGACGCCGAATCAACCAACCTCCGTGTCGTCTTTGGCGGTGGTGACTGGGCAACTCTTGCTGAGAAGATGTACTTCCCGACCGAGCCCGGCGTGGCTGTGCCCGCTTGGCGCGTTCTGATCTGGCAGCCGATAAATGCATATTACGTCATCGTCGATGCCGAGTCGGGCGTCGTTCTGTGGCATAAGAATCTTTCTGACGATCAGAGTGAGGCTGCCACGTATTCGATCTATGGCAACTCGAACGCCTATATCAACGCTGCCGACCACGCGGCGCCGCTGTCACCGGGACCGAACGATCCCGGGCTTGGGACGCAGGGGACGCTTTTGACGAGGACGAATGTGACGCTGATCGGGAACGAGGGTGCGAATTCGTTCAACAATAACGGTTGGATCACAGACGGGACGAATATCACCGACGGCAACGCCAACGAGGCCGGTCTTGACCGCGTGGCGCCTAACGGTGTTGATGCACCTCTGACCGGCGACGCTGCTTGTCCGGGAGCGGGCTGCAGGACGTTTACATCAACATGGAACCCGCCGCCGGGTGCTCCGGCACCGGGCGACAATCCGCTAGATCCTCCGGCCCAGCGCGGTGCGGTCACGCAGATGTTCTATTTGATGAATCTATACCACGACGAACTGTATAAGCGTGGGTTTAATGAGCCTGCCCGCAACTTCCAGCACCTGAACTTCGCGGGTGCGGGCGGCGTGGCCGGCGACCGAGTCAGTTCAGAAGGCCAAGATTCATCGGGAACAAACAACGCGAATTTTGCGACGCCGGCTGACGGCAGCCGCGGCCGCATGCAGATGTACCTTTGGACCGGCCCGACGCCGGATCGTGACGGAACGGCCGATGCCGCGATCGTAATACACGAGGTTACGCACGGCACGTCGAACCGCCAGCACGGGAACGGCAGCGGCCTTGGCAACCAAGGCGGCATGATGGGCGAAGGCTGGGGCGATTTTTATGCTCATACGATGACGGCCGAGCCGAGCGATCCGATCAATGCCGTTTATGGGCTTGGCGGGTATTCGCTTTTGGACCTTGGCGGGCCCTGGACGGCGAATCATTACTACGGCATTCGTCGGTTCCCGACGGCCGTCAAGGCTTTCACGGGTGGGCCGAATAACCTGCCGCACAACCCGCTTACATTTGGCCATATCAACGCAGGCTGCGACACGACATTGGGTACGCCTACCACAGCGGTATCCAGCGCATTTCCCCGCAATCCGCGAATTGCGACCTCAGGCAGCTGCTCGCAGGTCCACAACGCCGGTGAGATCTGGAAGAGCGCCTTATGGGAAGTGCGTGCCCTGATGGTCACCCGCTTGGGATTTGCCACCGGTACGACGCGCGTCCTCGATGTGGTGACCAACGGCATGAAGCTTGCTCCGATCAACCCGAACATGCTGCAGGAGCGCGATGCGATCGTTGCGACCGCCGCTGCTATTCCGGTCGGGCCGGAGACGAGCGCCGATGCTGACGATGTTCGCGAGGGCTTCCGTATTCGCGGTATGGGCTGTTTTGCATCGGTGCAGTCTGCTTCTGCGGTCACCGAGAACTTTGCACCGTGCGCACCCGATTTCGCCGTGGCAGTCACACCACCGACGCAGGCGGTGTGCGTCCCGGCGACTGCGACATATAACGTGAACATCACGACGCAGCTCGGCTTCACTGACCCGGTTACGCTTAGTGCGACCGGCAATCCCGCCGGGTCGACGGTCACGTTCAGCCCGAATCCGGTTAACCCGACGCCCGGCACCTCCACGATGACGGTCACAACGACCGGTGTCGCAGCCGGTTCCTACATCATCACCGTTACCGGTACATCAGGGGCTTTGGTCCACAGTCAGCAAGTGACGCTGAACGTCTTCAGCGGTACTCCTGGCACGCCGACGCTGACTGGGCCGGCCAATGGATCGACGACCGCTACACTTTCGCCCACGTTTACATGGGCCGCGGTTGCCGGTGCGGCCACGTATGAGATACAAGTAGCGACGGATGCCGGATTCTCGAATATCGTCGCTTCAGCCACGGGGCTGACGACGCCGACATTCACACCGGCATCACCGCTTGGAGTTACCACGCAGCATTTCTGGCGAGTGAGGGCGGTAAGCCCGTGCGGCAACGGACAGTATTCGGCGACGTTCAACTTTACGACGCCTTGCTCCGGTAACTATGTGTCAACTACCCAGACGGGCCAGACCATTCCGGCTGGCGGCGTCCTGGTTGCAGGTAGCCAGGCGGACGATGCGGCAGTCGCGATAACGCTTCCGGCCGGCTGGACATCATCTGTCTATGGCATCGCAGTGACATCGCTGAGCGCCAGCACGAACGGCAACATGAAGGTGAACGCCGCGGCGACAACGGCGTTTACCAATGCAGCGCTTCCTGCCTCGGCGTTTGGCGCAACGCCGAATTTGTTCCCGTATTGGGATGACTTGATAATGACGGGGGCGAATGTCACGAATGGCGGTATTTATACGAATACGGTCGGCGCGGCTCCGAATCGTCAGTTCTATGTCGAATGGAGAGCTCAGCACTTCTCCGAGACTGTGAACGGGCCGATCACAACGAACTTTGCGATCATGTTGACCGAAGGCTCGGATGTGGTCCGTTACATTTATGCCTCGACGGGTATCGGTGCTCAGGCCGGCGGTGCGAGCGCAACGGTAGGTATCCAAAAGGCTGGGACCGGAACCGACTTCACGCAGTTCTCATTCAATACGGCGAGTCTGTCGGATGGATTGCAGATCACGTATTCACCGCCCAACTGCGGTGGAACACCGACGCCAACTCCACCACCCACGCCGGGCGTGACGCCGACACCATCGCCGACGCCTCCGCCGGCAACGCCGACGCCTACACCTCCGCCGGCAACGCCGACACCGACGCCTACACCTCCACCGGGATGTGCGGGGCAGACATTCCCGGCGACGGGGTTGCCAGTATCACCGCCAGACACTACGCCGGCGGGCGTCAACGTGACGATCCCGGTATCGGGACTGACAGGGACGCTGACCTCAGCACAGTTGAGAAATTGGACCTGGAACCCGATGCACACGTGGGGCGGCGACATCAAGATGACGCTGCAGGCACCGAGCGGCGGGCCGACGGCGACGATCGTCGAGCGGCGCGGCAATACGGTATGCCCGCCGACGGGCGTAGGATCGTCCAGCGATCTGGTCGGGCCGTATAACTTTGGTGACGGATTCCCGAACACATTCCACACGGTAGCGGGCAATCCGGTACCGGCGGGAGACTACTCGGCCAGCCGGTGCGTAACGACGCCGGGCGAAGCAGTATCGCTGAACACAATCTTTGGCGGGCCGGTCCGGCCGGCCCAGGATGACACCGGGCTTGCGGTATTCGAGGGGCTTGCGCCTGAGGCTGCCAACGGCAACTGGACGCTGAACATCAGCGACAATGCCGCGGGCGACACGGGAACGGTCACGGCCGTTAACCTGTGCCTGGTAGCAGGCGGCGGCGGGCCTTCGCCAACACCGACACCACCGCCGGCGACGCCGACGCCGACACCGACGCCTCCGCCGGCAACGCCGACACCGACGCCGTCCGCTTTCAGTATCACGTTCGCTCAGAACCCGTATACTGAGGATGAATCGCAGACGGCCGTTATCGGCATTGTCCGCAGCGGTGACCTCTCAGGTACAAACGCCGTGACCTTCACGACGTCGAATGGAACCGCCACCGGCGGTGCCGCTCCTGGGCCGGGTGTAGATTACCAGACGGTCGCCCAAGCCGTGGTGTTCAGCCCGGGTGACACGTTCAAGACGGTCAATGTCCCGATCTTTAGCGACACGCTAAACGAGCCGACCGAGACGGTCAACCTTACGCTGACCGGCCCGGGCACGCTCGCACCCGAAGTGCAGAATGCTGTGCTCAATATTAACGACACAGCATCGGCATTCCGATTTGGTGGTGCGATCTGCAGCAACCTTGGTGGTGCGGCTGCTCCGTATCCGGCACCTATTACTGTTGCAGGTGGGCCGCTTCAGATCGGAGCGATGCGTGTCACGCTCTATGACCTGGAGCATATCTTCCCTGATCACCTTGACGTCCTGCTGGTCGGCCCGGGAGGCCAGAAGTACGTGCTGATGGGCGATGCAGGCGGAGCGATAGCGATACCGAGCAATAACACGGTGACGCTGAGCTTCCGTGACGCAGGGCCTGGTGTGCTGCCCAATTCAGGGCCGCTTACGACTGGCAACTTCGAGCCGACAACCTGGGAGACGCCTGTGACCAACTTCCCGGGTGCCGCACCTGCGGGGCCGTATAACGAGCCCGGCAGCACGGCCGGCGGAACGGGAACACAGACGCTCTTTGGCAACTTCGGTCTGACGAACGCCAACGGCACATGGAACCTGTTTATCCGTGACGATGCAGGTGTTCCTGTGGCGAATCCGGAGGCTGTGACCGGTTGCATCAGCGACTGGGGCATTGAGTTCCTCACCTTGACGGCAGCGAACGCGTCCGTTTCAGGTCGCGTCCTAACGGCCGGAGGCCAGGGCATCCGGAATGCTGAGGTGGTGATCTCTGGCGGCACTCTGACGGAGCCGATGAGGGTCCAGACGGGCAGCTTTGGATACTACAACTTCGAAGGCCTGCAGACCGGCCAGACCTATATGGTGACGGTCAATTCGAGGCGGTACATCTTTGCTGTTCCGACACAGGTGCTGTCGCTGACGGATAACGTTGCCGATCTCGACTTTGTTGCGATCGACACGGAGGCCACTAACAACTAG
- the nadA gene encoding quinolinate synthase NadA: MHTDVLEQVRALEDFLVMSDEAIAESIEAAREALGPRVVILGHHYQRDDVVRHADLTGDSYQLSVMASQTDADYIVFCGVHFMAESADVLGKASQRVILPDMGAGCSMADMASVDQVEDAWEQLGEIGVLDQRVAPITYMNSTAAIKAFCGRNEGVVCTSSNAIPLFDIYLKEFDKMFFFPDQHLGRNTGANFGIPLDQMVLWNPHQELGGNTAEQLREAKLILWRGHCSVHGRFKDWHVDKVRDEVPGVKVLVHPECTREVVEKSDLNGSTSFIIKTVENSPSGSKWAIGTEVNLVNRLAKRFPDKEIHLLAPDLCMCATMYRIAPQNLAWALDNLANGVVVNEIIVDDETKHYARIALDRMISMTERNN; this comes from the coding sequence ATGCATACAGACGTCCTGGAACAAGTCAGAGCCCTCGAGGACTTCCTCGTGATGTCGGATGAGGCTATTGCCGAATCTATTGAGGCGGCGCGCGAGGCGTTGGGGCCGCGGGTAGTTATTCTGGGGCATCATTACCAGCGTGACGATGTGGTGAGGCATGCCGACCTGACGGGCGATAGTTATCAATTGTCGGTGATGGCTTCGCAAACCGATGCGGACTACATTGTCTTTTGCGGTGTCCATTTTATGGCCGAGTCGGCCGATGTGCTCGGCAAGGCGTCGCAGCGGGTGATCCTGCCTGATATGGGTGCGGGCTGTTCGATGGCTGATATGGCGTCGGTAGATCAGGTCGAGGACGCCTGGGAACAGCTTGGCGAGATCGGCGTTTTGGACCAGCGAGTCGCTCCGATTACCTATATGAACTCGACAGCAGCGATAAAGGCCTTTTGCGGCCGGAACGAGGGCGTCGTCTGCACGTCGTCAAATGCGATCCCGCTATTCGATATCTATCTGAAAGAGTTTGACAAGATGTTCTTTTTCCCCGACCAGCACCTGGGCCGCAATACGGGAGCGAACTTTGGGATACCGCTCGATCAGATGGTGCTGTGGAATCCGCATCAGGAACTTGGCGGCAATACGGCAGAGCAGCTGCGTGAGGCGAAGCTGATACTATGGCGCGGACATTGTTCGGTCCATGGCCGCTTTAAGGATTGGCATGTCGATAAGGTCCGCGACGAGGTGCCGGGCGTAAAGGTGCTGGTGCATCCTGAATGCACTCGCGAGGTCGTCGAAAAAAGCGATCTTAACGGATCGACATCGTTCATCATCAAGACCGTTGAGAATTCACCGTCCGGCTCAAAGTGGGCCATCGGGACTGAGGTAAATCTCGTCAATAGGTTGGCAAAGCGCTTTCCGGACAAGGAGATCCATTTGCTCGCCCCCGACCTCTGCATGTGCGCAACGATGTATCGTATCGCCCCGCAAAACCTGGCATGGGCGTTGGACAACCTGGCGAACGGCGTTGTCGTCAATGAGATCATCGTTGACGACGAGACGAAGCACTACGCCCGCATCGCGCTCGACCGGATGATCTCGATGACCGAAAGGAATAATTAA